Proteins co-encoded in one Kribbella qitaiheensis genomic window:
- a CDS encoding cytochrome P450 — MVATYLKRWVGSRVLSRTTRKGGLNLSKMRVFPRQVSMPLRRSGLDPVPELGQIREVEPVHKLANLFGLNVWMVTGHAEAKVVLADSENFSNDIRPMIGSDPNKPSEGIGGLGFTDPPDHTRLRKLLTPEFTKRRLARLEPMIEKIVNDQLDLMEAKGPVVDVVADFAFNVPFLLIADLLGVEESDRDRFRALGPARFDLSGGGIGVFGSASESREFLFEIVRKQRKEPGDGLIGSIIREHGDTIDDIELGGLADGVFLGGYETSASMLALGTLVLLRDPENFARIRTDPTAVDAIVEELLRYLTVVQVAFPRFAKHDQELFGHQVKKGDLVAVSLSGADRDKTVFGLDAEDFWPQRAPAAHLAFGHGMHRCVGAELARMELRAAFTALAHRFPDLSLAVSEEQLRFRDFSIVYGVESLPVQLHAVESQQVAG; from the coding sequence ATGGTTGCGACATACCTGAAGAGATGGGTCGGCAGCCGGGTACTGAGCAGAACCACCCGCAAGGGTGGTCTCAACCTGTCCAAGATGCGGGTGTTCCCGCGCCAGGTCTCGATGCCGTTGCGGCGCAGCGGCCTGGACCCGGTACCGGAGCTCGGCCAGATCCGTGAGGTCGAGCCGGTCCACAAACTGGCCAACCTGTTCGGGCTGAACGTCTGGATGGTCACCGGCCATGCCGAGGCGAAGGTCGTGCTGGCCGACAGCGAGAACTTCAGCAACGACATCCGGCCGATGATCGGCTCGGACCCGAACAAACCGTCCGAGGGGATCGGCGGCCTGGGCTTCACCGATCCGCCGGACCACACCCGGTTGCGCAAATTGCTCACCCCGGAGTTCACCAAGCGCCGGCTGGCCCGGCTGGAGCCGATGATCGAGAAGATCGTCAACGACCAGCTCGACCTGATGGAGGCCAAGGGCCCCGTCGTCGACGTGGTGGCCGACTTCGCCTTCAACGTGCCGTTCCTGCTGATCGCCGACCTGCTCGGGGTCGAGGAGTCCGATCGCGACCGGTTCCGCGCACTCGGCCCGGCCCGGTTCGACCTGTCCGGTGGCGGGATCGGGGTCTTCGGTTCGGCCAGCGAGTCCCGCGAGTTCCTCTTCGAGATCGTCCGCAAGCAGCGCAAGGAGCCGGGTGACGGCCTGATCGGCTCGATCATCCGCGAGCACGGCGACACGATCGACGACATCGAGCTCGGTGGGCTCGCCGACGGCGTGTTCCTGGGCGGCTACGAGACGTCGGCCAGCATGCTGGCGCTCGGCACCCTGGTGCTGCTGCGCGACCCGGAGAACTTCGCCCGGATCCGGACCGATCCGACCGCCGTCGACGCGATCGTCGAGGAGTTGCTGCGCTACCTGACCGTGGTCCAGGTGGCCTTCCCCCGGTTCGCCAAGCACGACCAGGAACTGTTCGGTCACCAGGTCAAGAAGGGTGATCTGGTCGCGGTGTCGCTGTCCGGCGCCGACCGGGACAAGACCGTCTTCGGCCTCGACGCGGAGGACTTCTGGCCGCAACGCGCCCCTGCCGCACACCTCGCCTTCGGGCACGGCATGCACCGCTGCGTCGGTGCGGAGCTGGCCCGGATGGAGCTGCGCGCGGCCTTCACCGCATTGGCCCACCGGTTCCCCGACCTGTCGCTGGCGGTATCGGAGGAGCAGTTGCGGTTCCGTGACTTCTCCATCGTCTACGGCGTCGAGTCGCTGCCCGTCCAGCTGCACGCCGTGGAGTCCCAGCAGGTTGCAGGTTGA
- a CDS encoding GGDEF domain-containing protein, whose amino-acid sequence MRETSGVTARIAAAMTRAQSGHPAEAAADIRRLLGELGPEPSHERAAAEYVRAVAAHHGNDAEEALDAVDGCIRVSRAIDEPGWEANALALRIVTLIRTGEGGDSVADLVAAENALSNTRDSGLAGWAHTGLGYAYDLLRLFELCIPHFELAAEADSDPLGLPESPAINRLNLAESNLRWAHEMERLGDPAYDEEILRRHQEARRWAGEAIEVIVRADLIGYWPMTGRMWLAACDRDTDPAGAAVILRDCRDQLAKLGSMELAAIAGAYLAKAYAALGRLDDALEAADRAGTDLPPTSDPPVEALVRHTAVQIVAGTGDTGAAAGLQYARAITRGWWAERLRGLYAVRSALANHELSIRHDAEWRSAREDPLTGVGNRRALDERMSLATASGRSVAVIAIDVDNLKVVNDSHGHACGDEVLRLVAQLLTEQCRAEDIVARAGGDEFVVVLDNPDDRGARELVERIKAAAERVAGTADEPWFMMLRLSIGHAASTDGTPVTDLLTEADTRMYAEKRRRRSRQ is encoded by the coding sequence GTGCGCGAGACGTCGGGGGTGACCGCCCGGATCGCAGCGGCGATGACGCGCGCCCAGTCGGGCCACCCGGCCGAGGCCGCGGCGGACATCCGCCGGCTGCTGGGCGAGCTCGGCCCCGAGCCGTCGCACGAACGCGCCGCCGCGGAGTACGTCCGGGCCGTCGCCGCTCACCACGGCAATGACGCCGAGGAGGCGCTGGACGCCGTCGACGGCTGCATCCGGGTGTCGCGGGCGATCGACGAGCCAGGCTGGGAGGCGAACGCACTCGCGCTGCGGATCGTCACCCTGATCCGCACGGGTGAGGGCGGCGACTCGGTCGCCGACCTGGTCGCAGCCGAGAACGCGCTCTCCAACACCAGGGACAGCGGGCTGGCCGGCTGGGCCCACACGGGTCTGGGGTACGCGTACGACCTGCTGCGGTTGTTCGAGCTGTGCATCCCCCACTTCGAGCTCGCCGCCGAGGCCGACTCGGATCCGCTCGGGCTGCCGGAGTCCCCCGCGATCAACCGGCTCAACCTGGCCGAGTCGAACCTGCGCTGGGCCCACGAGATGGAGCGGCTCGGCGATCCGGCGTACGACGAGGAGATCCTGCGGCGGCACCAGGAGGCCAGGCGCTGGGCGGGTGAGGCGATCGAGGTGATCGTCCGGGCCGACCTGATCGGGTACTGGCCGATGACCGGGCGGATGTGGCTGGCCGCCTGCGACCGGGACACCGACCCGGCCGGCGCGGCCGTGATCCTGCGCGATTGCCGCGATCAACTGGCCAAGCTCGGTTCGATGGAGCTGGCCGCGATCGCCGGCGCCTACCTGGCCAAGGCCTACGCGGCGCTCGGCCGGCTCGACGATGCGCTGGAAGCCGCCGATCGGGCCGGCACCGACCTCCCGCCGACCTCCGATCCGCCGGTCGAGGCGCTGGTCCGGCACACCGCCGTACAGATCGTCGCGGGCACGGGAGACACGGGCGCGGCGGCAGGTCTGCAGTACGCGCGGGCGATCACGCGCGGCTGGTGGGCCGAGCGACTCCGCGGCCTGTACGCCGTCCGCAGCGCCCTCGCGAACCACGAACTCTCGATCCGGCACGACGCCGAGTGGCGATCCGCTCGGGAAGATCCGTTGACCGGCGTCGGCAACCGGCGAGCGCTCGACGAACGGATGTCGCTGGCCACCGCCTCCGGTCGCTCGGTCGCGGTGATCGCGATCGACGTGGACAACCTCAAGGTGGTCAACGACAGCCACGGCCATGCCTGTGGCGACGAAGTACTCCGTCTGGTCGCGCAGCTCCTGACCGAACAATGCAGGGCCGAGGACATCGTGGCCCGGGCAGGTGGCGACGAGTTCGTCGTCGTGCTCGACAATCCTGACGACCGCGGCGCTCGCGAGCTGGTCGAGCGGATCAAGGCCGCCGCCGAACGGGTGGCCGGTACCGCCGACGAGCCGTGGTTCATGATGCTGCGGCTCAGCATCGGCCACGCCGCCAGCACCGATGGCACGCCGGTCACCGACCTCCTCACCGAAGCGGACACCCGCATGTACGCCGAGAAGCGCCGCCGCCGATCGCGTCAGTAG
- a CDS encoding GGDEF domain-containing protein, producing the protein MVMGGGRLTERIAAAMTLAQSGGHVTAAAELRVIRAELGSEPCSELALAEYVRGVTAHHASDADEALAAVNACLAVGRAIDEPGWEANALPIRIITLARSGRGGDTVNDLVTAEHALSRTTDAGLAAWAHTGIGYAYDVLRMFELCVPHYEIAASSEAAVLDLAEVPAIDRLNLSETHLRWAHELERLGDPAYEGEIRERLASAEHWAMEAEQVIVDDESQEYWRLSARLWLAAARTFADPARAVADLEDCRDEISKLGETERLAIAGAYLARGLAAQGRIEAANAAADRALDDLIPLADPATVMLVLQTRSELAARSDEFGAVAGLAYARSVARGWWKERRRALNAVRHALETHDLSARHNAEWHAARHDALTGIGNRRALDERLIEARDSQRAVTLLAIDVDDLKVVNDTHGHACGDELLQVVAALLVEQARATDAVIRSGGDEFFVVLDQPDAKGGAQLAQRIRTAVAVVAATTPKSWLSRLSLSIGSAATAEGVAVELLIPMADSRLYEDKRRAR; encoded by the coding sequence ATGGTGATGGGCGGTGGCCGGCTGACGGAACGGATCGCCGCCGCCATGACGCTGGCACAGTCCGGCGGCCACGTGACCGCCGCTGCCGAGCTTCGGGTCATCCGCGCCGAGCTCGGCAGCGAGCCCTGCAGCGAGCTCGCCCTCGCCGAGTACGTCCGCGGCGTCACCGCTCACCACGCCAGCGATGCCGACGAGGCCCTGGCCGCGGTGAACGCCTGCCTGGCTGTCGGGCGGGCGATCGACGAGCCGGGCTGGGAAGCGAACGCGCTGCCCATCCGGATCATCACCTTGGCCCGAAGTGGCCGCGGCGGTGACACAGTCAACGACCTGGTCACCGCTGAGCACGCTCTGAGCCGGACCACCGACGCTGGGCTGGCGGCCTGGGCCCATACCGGCATCGGGTACGCGTACGACGTACTGCGGATGTTCGAGCTGTGTGTGCCGCACTACGAGATCGCGGCCTCGTCGGAGGCGGCCGTGCTCGACCTTGCCGAGGTCCCGGCGATCGACCGGCTGAACCTCTCGGAGACCCACTTGCGCTGGGCACACGAGCTCGAGCGGCTCGGCGATCCGGCGTACGAGGGAGAGATCCGGGAGCGGCTGGCGTCGGCCGAGCACTGGGCGATGGAAGCCGAGCAGGTGATCGTCGACGACGAGAGCCAGGAGTACTGGCGGCTCAGCGCCCGGCTCTGGCTTGCCGCCGCCCGCACCTTCGCCGATCCGGCCCGCGCTGTTGCGGACCTGGAGGACTGCCGCGACGAGATCAGCAAGCTCGGCGAGACCGAGAGGCTGGCGATCGCCGGCGCCTACCTGGCCAGGGGATTGGCCGCGCAGGGCAGGATCGAGGCCGCGAACGCAGCAGCCGATCGGGCCCTGGATGACCTGATTCCGTTGGCGGATCCGGCCACGGTGATGCTGGTACTGCAGACCAGGTCGGAGCTCGCGGCCCGCAGCGACGAGTTCGGAGCCGTTGCAGGCTTGGCGTATGCGCGCTCGGTGGCCCGGGGGTGGTGGAAGGAACGCCGGCGCGCGCTGAACGCGGTACGACATGCTCTGGAGACGCATGATCTGTCGGCACGACACAATGCCGAATGGCATGCCGCCCGGCACGACGCGTTGACCGGCATCGGGAACCGGCGAGCCCTGGACGAGCGGCTCATCGAGGCCCGGGATTCGCAGCGGGCAGTGACATTGCTCGCCATCGATGTGGACGACCTGAAGGTTGTCAACGACACCCATGGGCACGCTTGCGGTGACGAACTGCTGCAGGTTGTTGCAGCTCTCCTGGTAGAACAGGCACGTGCCACCGATGCCGTGATTCGATCGGGAGGGGACGAGTTCTTCGTAGTACTGGACCAGCCGGACGCGAAGGGTGGTGCTCAGCTCGCCCAGCGGATCCGGACGGCGGTAGCGGTCGTCGCGGCAACGACGCCGAAATCGTGGCTCAGCCGACTGAGCCTGAGCATCGGGTCCGCCGCGACCGCCGAAGGAGTCGCGGTGGAACTACTGATCCCGATGGCGGACAGCCGGTTGTACGAGGACAAGCGCCGCGCGCGGTGA
- a CDS encoding alpha/beta hydrolase family protein, with protein MVSVWYPARTGSDGPVAKYMPSKTADAVQAPWVWAGLPEGTFDYANSKTHGQVGVPVQRGKHAVVLFSPGYPFSRLLNTVQVEELAGHGYVVVTIDHTHEGPVTFPGGRFVPGLEDEPDGPTYQRAIATRTADTRFVLDQLTLLSYGVNPDAEGRALPFGLRTSLDLHKIGMFGFSAGGFTTANAMLEDPRIEAGADLDGMLQYDFDNGPLGKVAKQGLNRPFLLFGSDTSQRTDPKSAYYDKSWASFWQAQQGWKLNLQLPGSLHQSFSDYQLVYPQLLPKIFGEGSIVDDSIELRVGTVAPDRSVAAQRAYLVAFFDQFLTHRPQTLLRKQSPKYPEVEFAHSDIRPLR; from the coding sequence ATGGTGAGCGTCTGGTACCCGGCTCGTACCGGGAGTGACGGGCCGGTAGCGAAGTACATGCCGTCCAAGACTGCGGACGCCGTCCAGGCGCCCTGGGTCTGGGCCGGGCTGCCCGAGGGCACCTTCGACTACGCGAACAGCAAGACCCACGGCCAGGTCGGCGTTCCCGTCCAGCGCGGCAAGCACGCGGTCGTACTGTTCTCTCCCGGCTACCCGTTCAGCCGGCTGCTGAACACGGTCCAGGTCGAGGAGCTCGCCGGCCACGGGTACGTCGTCGTGACGATCGACCACACCCACGAAGGCCCGGTGACCTTCCCCGGCGGCCGCTTCGTCCCCGGACTCGAGGACGAGCCCGACGGACCGACGTACCAGCGGGCGATCGCGACCAGGACGGCCGACACCCGCTTCGTACTCGACCAGCTCACGCTGCTTTCGTACGGCGTCAACCCGGACGCGGAGGGACGCGCCCTGCCGTTCGGCCTGCGGACGTCGCTCGACCTGCACAAGATCGGCATGTTCGGTTTCTCCGCCGGTGGGTTCACGACCGCCAACGCGATGCTCGAGGATCCCCGGATCGAGGCCGGCGCAGATCTCGACGGGATGCTGCAGTACGACTTCGACAACGGACCGCTGGGCAAGGTCGCGAAGCAGGGGCTGAACCGGCCGTTCCTGCTGTTCGGATCGGACACCAGCCAGCGGACGGATCCGAAGTCGGCGTACTACGACAAGTCGTGGGCCTCCTTCTGGCAGGCGCAGCAGGGCTGGAAGCTCAACCTGCAGCTCCCCGGCTCGCTGCACCAGTCCTTCTCCGATTACCAGCTCGTCTACCCGCAGCTGCTGCCGAAGATCTTCGGCGAGGGCTCGATCGTCGACGACTCGATCGAGCTCCGCGTCGGCACCGTCGCCCCGGACCGCAGCGTCGCCGCGCAACGGGCGTACCTGGTCGCGTTCTTCGATCAGTTCCTGACGCACCGCCCGCAAACCCTCCTGCGCAAGCAGTCCCCGAAGTACCCCGAGGTCGAGTTCGCCCACTCAGATATTCGCCCACTGAGATAG
- a CDS encoding NPCBM/NEW2 domain-containing protein — protein sequence MSIFARLKRSSLSVKRSALLTGTSVALVAGALVAGGASPATAQPTAGDTSLGAVTGFTADASTYTLSAGAAKVRVVFLKDDVFRIWLAPDGTFTDPANTPPTDPGAPASNIVAKTDYGKPKTDWRDRGSYYSLTTGAIEVRANKSPLRFSLYRSNGQLVWAETAPLSWNDTSTTQSLGRGASEQFFGGGMQNGRFSHRDQTITVAKDFNWEDGGNPNASPYYMSTAGYGVLRNTFTPGSYSFTDPVVTKHDEKRFDAYYFVGDLKTSLDRYTELTGRPFMPPIYGLEYGDSDCYNRGHYGTDPDSSNDWKVNPEKVTTLDAVKVAQKFRDNDMPGGWMLVNDDYGCGYSANTDSEQVDGTWWGKRDIPALKQTGDELRKRNIQMGLWTQSSLDRQPAEVGDAGVRVRKLDVAWVGPGYRYALSACDTAHDGIEQYSNARGYAWMVEGWAGAQRCAVQWTGDHSGSLDAIKWQIPAITGSGNSGIAYSAGDVDGIFGGSPTSYTRDLQWKVFNPAFMTMSGWATPAFKQPWTYGEPFTSINRKYLKLRERLLPYFYSYAAEAHRTGAPLNRSLVLEYPNDPNTWGDAAKYEFLAGKEFLVAPSWSADEVKSGIYLPKGNWVDYWTGKVYQGPTTVNGYHAPLDTLPLFVKAGAIVPMWKNGINSAAEQGFGDRLTVDIYPQGKSSFSLYEDDRVTRDYKQAKSAMQQLEVTAPTAARGDVTVKIGESKGTYAAKPATRPYELTVHTGTAPRDVTVDDKKLTKVVSKNAYLAASTGWYYENGVVLVKTASISTARAATVRLAGTTSVGGGKTVSDTFGTPELATPSLWNAPGQATEVTATFHNGGTTTMRDVRLALNLPDGWTSTGSNTFAKVDPGTTVTTKLQVTPGTDVKPASFTLRVDASYKVDDNSYTNSAVATAQLPYASLSQAATVVGVSDATTYAKGNFDGSGDSFNGEALAAAGYTPGATVAVQGAQFTWPTGAPGTPNVVKDQAAPILVSGTGSHLALLGAGASLNAKGSVTVIYTDGTESASALQLPNWCCQDPTTGGAALAVSVKGRYTPAGLGNTTTDYRVFYTAVPLTPGKTVKAIKLPGGGLGFFAATIADKPLPPAPTGQPWVSDLEFTDSANGWGPVERDKSNGEDAAGDGGPITLDGTQYAKGLGTHAPSSVSVRLGGNCTTFTAKVGVDDEMEDRGKVSFKVAVDGVTKYTSELLTGTSPTAGVSVDTTGGQTLTLQVTDAGDGVTSDHADWADAKLACKNP from the coding sequence GTGAGCATCTTTGCCCGCCTTAAACGTTCATCACTATCAGTTAAACGTTCAGCACTCCTGACCGGCACCTCAGTAGCTCTGGTCGCGGGTGCCCTGGTCGCCGGTGGCGCCTCACCGGCGACGGCCCAGCCCACCGCTGGAGACACCTCCCTCGGCGCGGTGACCGGCTTCACCGCCGACGCCTCGACGTACACGCTGAGCGCCGGCGCCGCCAAGGTCCGGGTGGTGTTCCTGAAGGACGACGTGTTCCGGATCTGGCTCGCGCCGGACGGGACCTTCACCGATCCCGCGAACACTCCACCGACCGACCCGGGCGCCCCGGCCTCGAACATCGTCGCCAAGACCGACTACGGCAAGCCGAAGACCGACTGGCGTGACCGTGGCAGCTACTACTCGCTGACGACCGGCGCGATCGAAGTACGGGCGAACAAGTCGCCGCTGCGCTTCTCGCTGTACCGGTCAAACGGTCAGCTCGTCTGGGCCGAGACGGCCCCGCTGTCCTGGAACGACACGTCGACGACCCAGTCGCTCGGTCGTGGCGCCAGTGAGCAGTTCTTCGGCGGCGGCATGCAGAACGGCCGGTTCTCCCACCGCGACCAGACCATCACGGTCGCCAAGGACTTCAACTGGGAGGACGGCGGCAACCCGAACGCCTCGCCGTACTACATGAGCACTGCGGGCTACGGCGTACTCCGGAACACCTTCACGCCAGGTAGCTACAGCTTCACCGACCCCGTCGTCACCAAACACGACGAGAAGCGGTTCGACGCGTACTACTTCGTCGGCGACCTCAAGACCTCGCTGGACCGCTACACCGAGCTCACCGGCCGGCCGTTCATGCCACCGATCTACGGCCTCGAGTACGGCGACTCCGACTGCTACAACCGTGGTCACTACGGGACCGACCCCGACTCCAGCAACGACTGGAAGGTCAACCCGGAGAAGGTCACCACGTTGGACGCGGTGAAGGTGGCCCAGAAGTTCCGGGACAACGACATGCCTGGCGGCTGGATGCTGGTCAACGACGACTACGGCTGCGGCTACTCCGCCAACACGGACTCCGAGCAGGTCGACGGCACCTGGTGGGGCAAGCGGGACATCCCCGCGCTCAAGCAGACCGGCGACGAGCTGCGCAAGCGGAACATTCAGATGGGCCTGTGGACGCAGTCGTCGCTCGACAGGCAGCCTGCTGAGGTAGGCGATGCTGGAGTGCGAGTACGCAAGCTGGACGTCGCCTGGGTCGGACCGGGCTACCGGTACGCGCTGAGCGCCTGCGACACCGCACACGACGGCATCGAGCAGTACAGCAACGCCCGTGGCTACGCCTGGATGGTGGAAGGCTGGGCCGGCGCGCAGCGATGCGCGGTGCAGTGGACCGGCGACCACAGCGGTTCGCTGGACGCGATCAAGTGGCAGATCCCCGCCATCACCGGCTCCGGCAACTCCGGGATCGCTTACAGCGCTGGTGATGTGGACGGCATCTTCGGTGGTTCGCCGACCAGCTACACGCGCGACCTGCAGTGGAAGGTGTTCAACCCGGCCTTCATGACGATGTCCGGCTGGGCCACCCCGGCGTTCAAGCAGCCGTGGACGTACGGCGAGCCCTTCACCTCGATCAACCGCAAGTACCTCAAGCTGCGCGAGCGCCTGCTGCCGTACTTCTACTCGTACGCCGCCGAGGCCCACCGCACCGGTGCGCCGCTGAACCGCTCGCTGGTGCTGGAGTACCCGAACGACCCGAACACCTGGGGCGACGCCGCGAAGTACGAATTCCTTGCCGGCAAGGAGTTCCTGGTCGCTCCGAGCTGGAGCGCTGACGAAGTGAAGAGCGGCATCTACCTGCCCAAGGGCAACTGGGTCGACTACTGGACCGGCAAGGTCTACCAGGGCCCGACCACGGTGAACGGCTACCACGCACCGCTGGACACCCTGCCGCTGTTCGTCAAGGCCGGTGCGATCGTCCCGATGTGGAAGAACGGCATCAACTCGGCTGCCGAGCAGGGCTTCGGCGATCGGCTCACTGTCGACATCTACCCGCAGGGCAAGTCGTCGTTCTCCCTGTACGAGGACGACCGGGTCACTCGCGACTACAAGCAGGCCAAGTCGGCCATGCAGCAGTTGGAGGTCACCGCACCCACAGCCGCTCGAGGCGACGTCACCGTCAAGATCGGCGAGAGCAAGGGCACGTACGCCGCGAAGCCGGCCACCCGCCCGTACGAGCTGACCGTGCACACCGGTACTGCGCCTCGCGACGTCACCGTGGACGACAAGAAGCTCACCAAGGTGGTCAGCAAGAACGCGTACCTCGCGGCCTCGACCGGCTGGTACTACGAGAACGGCGTGGTGCTGGTGAAGACCGCCTCGATCTCAACGGCACGTGCCGCCACGGTCCGCCTCGCCGGAACCACCTCGGTCGGTGGCGGCAAGACCGTCTCGGACACCTTCGGAACTCCGGAGCTCGCCACTCCCTCGCTGTGGAACGCACCTGGTCAGGCGACCGAGGTGACCGCCACCTTCCACAATGGCGGTACGACGACGATGCGCGACGTACGGCTTGCGCTGAATCTCCCCGACGGCTGGACCTCCACCGGTTCGAACACCTTTGCCAAGGTCGATCCGGGCACCACCGTCACCACCAAGCTTCAGGTGACTCCCGGCACTGATGTGAAGCCGGCAAGCTTCACGTTGCGAGTGGACGCGTCGTACAAGGTGGACGACAACTCCTATACGAACAGTGCGGTGGCAACGGCACAGTTGCCGTACGCGTCGTTGTCCCAAGCAGCGACCGTGGTCGGCGTGAGTGACGCGACGACCTATGCCAAGGGCAACTTCGACGGCTCGGGCGACAGCTTCAACGGCGAAGCACTCGCAGCAGCCGGCTACACACCCGGCGCGACGGTCGCAGTCCAAGGCGCCCAGTTCACCTGGCCTACCGGCGCACCCGGTACGCCGAACGTGGTGAAGGACCAGGCTGCACCGATCCTGGTGTCCGGCACCGGTTCCCACCTCGCCCTGCTCGGGGCCGGAGCCAGTCTGAACGCCAAAGGCAGTGTCACTGTCATCTATACCGACGGGACCGAGTCTGCGTCCGCGCTACAACTGCCGAACTGGTGCTGTCAGGACCCGACCACCGGCGGCGCCGCTCTGGCCGTCTCGGTCAAGGGCCGCTACACACCGGCCGGTCTGGGCAACACCACCACGGACTACCGGGTCTTCTACACCGCGGTACCGCTGACTCCCGGCAAGACCGTGAAGGCGATCAAGCTGCCCGGCGGTGGACTCGGGTTCTTCGCGGCCACCATCGCCGACAAGCCCTTGCCGCCGGCACCGACCGGTCAGCCCTGGGTCAGCGACCTGGAGTTCACCGACTCGGCCAACGGCTGGGGACCGGTCGAACGGGACAAGAGCAACGGCGAGGACGCGGCTGGTGACGGCGGGCCGATCACGCTCGACGGCACGCAGTACGCCAAGGGCCTCGGCACGCACGCGCCGTCCTCGGTGAGTGTCCGGCTCGGTGGCAACTGCACGACCTTCACCGCCAAGGTGGGAGTCGACGACGAGATGGAGGATCGTGGCAAAGTGAGCTTCAAGGTCGCCGTCGACGGCGTGACGAAGTACACATCGGAGCTCCTCACCGGAACGTCGCCAACGGCCGGTGTCTCGGTCGACACCACCGGTGGCCAGACCCTGACCCTTCAGGTGACCGACGCCGGCGACGGCGTCACCAGTGATCACGCCGACTGGGCGGACGCGAAGCTAGCCTGCAAGAACCCCTGA